From a single Eremothecium sinecaudum strain ATCC 58844 chromosome III, complete sequence genomic region:
- the BLS1 gene encoding Bls1p (Syntenic homolog of Ashbya gossypii AER079C; Syntenic homolog of Saccharomyces cerevisiae YLR408C (BLS1)) translates to MELEQEINKVLKSRTPTKVADIQLEIETNQAHINHVQLKKLREIHDEMFQEQCYLPAKRLYEKYNEKLLPYSGLQSWAERIDRDIRVIEATIEMVNEGRRNAD, encoded by the coding sequence ATGGAGTTGGAGCAGGAGATTAATAAGGTTTTAAAATCACGTACACCAACTAAGGTGGCTGATATACAGCTGGAAATCGAAACTAACCAGGCACATATAAACCATGTACAATTGAAGAAACTACGAGAGATTCATGATGAGATGTTTCAGGAACAGTGCTATTTACCTGCTAAAAGGCTATACGAGAAGTATAATGAGAAGTTGCTTCCATACTCTGGATTGCAAAGCTGGGCAGAACGCATTGATCGCGATATCCGTGTTATAGAAGCCACCATAGAAATGGTAAATGAAGGTAG